The region ATCCCGCGCACGGTCTGCAGGTAGCGGGGATTGGCCGGATCAGCTTCAATCTTCCGGCGCAAGCGGTTGATCTGAACATCAACCGTTCGTTCACCCGCACCATCAGCAGACGCCAGCTCATGGCGCGGCACAGTATCCCCGATCTTGTGGGCCAGCATGACCAGAAGCTCCCGCTCCCGCTCAGTCAGACGAACAGGAACCCCGTGACCGGACAATTCCTGACGCTTTACATCAAAAACGAAAGAGCCGAATTTCAAACTGTCGAGAACCGGTTTTTCCGCAAAACCGTCCCGCTTCAGAATGTTACTGATCCGCAACAGCAATTCGCGCGGCTCAAACGGCTTTGCCAGATAGTCATCGGCCCCAAGCTCCAATCCCTGGATCCGGTTCTCTGTCTCCGCCCGTGCCGTC is a window of Coralliovum pocilloporae DNA encoding:
- a CDS encoding response regulator transcription factor; protein product: MVPPSEQTNPVQLTDDAPHLLVVDDDSRIRSLLHRYLGTNGFRVTEAEDAADARRKLASLSFDLLIVDVMMPGESGFSLVSSLRETLSVPILMLTARAETENRIQGLELGADDYLAKPFEPRELLLRISNILKRDGFAEKPVLDSLKFGSFVFDVKRQELSGHGVPVRLTERERELLVMLAHKIGDTVPRHELASADGAGERTVDVQINRLRRKIEADPANPRYLQTVRGIGYRLVTD